Proteins encoded within one genomic window of Panicum virgatum strain AP13 chromosome 1N, P.virgatum_v5, whole genome shotgun sequence:
- the LOC120656527 gene encoding aquaporin PIP2-4-like produces the protein MAKDIEASGPEAGAFSAKDYTDPPPAPLIDAEELTKWSLYRAAIAEFIATLLFLYITVATVIGYKHQTDAAASGPDAACGGVGILGIAWAFGGMIFILVYCTAGISGGHINPAVTFGLFLARKVSLVRALLYIVAQCLGAICGVGLVKGFQSAYFVRYGGGANELSDGYSKGTGLAAEIIGTFVLVYTVFSATDPKRNARDSHVPVLAPLPIGFAVFMVHLATIPITGTGINPARSLGAAVIYNKDKAWDDQWIFWVGPLIGAAIAAAYHQYVLRASAAKLGSYRSNA, from the exons ATGGCGAAGGACATCGAGGCGTCGGGGCCCGAGGCCGGCGCGTTCTCGGCCAAGGACTACACGGaccccccgccggcgccgctcatCGACGCGGAGGAGCTCACCAAGTGGTCGCTGTACCGCGCGGCCATCGCCGAGTTCATCGCCACGCTGCTCTTCCTCTACATCACCGTGGCCACCGTCATCGGGTACAAgcaccagacggacgcggcggcgtcgggccccgacgcggcgtgcggcggcgtggGCATCCTCGGCATCGCGTGGGCCTTCGGCGGCATGATCTTCATCCTCGTCTACTGCACCGCCGGCATCTCGGGCGGGCACATCAACCCGGCCGTCACCTTCGGCCTGTTCCTCGCGAGGAAGGTGTCGCTGGTGCGCGCGCTGCTCTACATCGTCGCGCAGTGCCTCGGCGCCATCTGCGGCGTGGGGCTCGTCAAGGGCTTCCAGAGCGCCTACTTCGtgcgctacggcggcggcgccaacgAGCTCAGCGACGGCTACTCCAAAGGAACGGGGCTCGCCGCCGAGATCATCGGCACCTTCGTGCTCGTCTACACCGTCTTCTCCGCCACCGACCCCAAGCGCAACGCCCGCGACTCCCACGTCCCG GTGTTGGCTCCCCTCCCCATTGGGTTCGCCGTGTTCATGGTGCACCTGGCCACCATCCCCATCACCGGCACCGGCATCAACCCGGCCAGGAGCCTGGGAGCCGCGGTCATCTACAACAAGGACAAGGCCTGGGACGACCAA tGGATCTTCTGGGTGGGCCCGCTGAtcggcgccgccatcgccgccgcgtaCCACCAGTACGTGCTCAGGGCCAGCGCCGCCAAGCTCGGGTCGTACCGGAGCAACGCCTag
- the LOC120656528 gene encoding phytosulfokine receptor 1-like — protein MEHFSTRRTTAWPRSFFLCSSVLVLMLFPSPANSQSSCDLGDLKALEGFSKGLDGGGISGWAFPNATSDTASCCAWAGVTCDGSGRVVGLDLHGRRLWGELPPSLAQLDQLQSLNLSDNSFRGAVPEPLFQFKRLQQLDLSLNELAGTLPDNMSLPSIELFNISFNNFVGSHPTLHGSEQLVVFDAGYNSFTGQIDPSICESSGAIRVLRFSSNLFTGNFPAGFGNCTQLEELYVDINSISGRLPDDLFRLPSLKNLSLEENQLSGRMSPRFENLSSLARLDISFNSFYGYIPNVFGSLRKLEFFSAQSNTFRGPLPSSLCHSPSLKMLYLRNNSLNGEINLNCSEMTQLSSLDLGTNKFIGTIDSLTDCHNLRSLNLATNNLSGEIPAGFRKLQLLTYLSLSNNSFTNVPSALSVLQDCQNLTSLVLTKNFHDGKALPMTGIHGFHNIQVFVIANSHLSGSVPPWVANFTKLKVLDLSWNQLVGNIPAWVGDLEFLFYLDLSNNSLTGGFPESLSSMKGLVTRNIQQQSTETDYFPFFIKRNKTSKGLQYNQVSSFPPSLILSHNNLTGPILLGFGSLKNLHVLDLSNNHISAVIPVDLSGMSSLESLDLSHNNLTGGIPSSLTKLNFLSSFSVAYNNLNGIIPSGGQFSTFSNSSYEGNPKLCGARLGLSPCHSIPAPTMVATNKRKNKGIIFGIAIGIALGTVFILSIAVVFVLKNSFRRKDHIVKAVTDTNRALELAPASLVLLFQNKDGKALTISDILKSTNNFDQANIIGCGGFGLVYKATLPDGATIAIKRLSGDFGQMEREFKAEVETLSKAQHPNLVLLQGYCRIGSDRLLIYSFMENGSLDHWLHENPDGPSRLIWPRRLQIAKGAARGLAYLHLSCQPHILHRDIKSSNILLDENFEAHLADFGLARLICPYATHVTTDLVGTLGYIPPEYGQSSVATFKGDVYSFGIVLLELVTGKRPVDMCKPKGARELVSWVTHMRKENREADVLDRAMYDKKFEREMMQMIDIACLCVSDSPKLRPLTHQLVLWLDNIGVSSDAPK, from the coding sequence ATGGAGCATTTCTCGACGCGACGCACCACGGCATGGCCACGCAGCTTCTTCCTGTGCTCGTCTGTCCTGGTCCTGATGCTCTTCCCGTCTCCAGCCAACTCCCAGAGCTCCTGCGACCTGGGTGATCTTAAAGCCCTGGAGGGCTTCTCCAAAGGTCTGGACGGAGGAGGCATCAGCGGCTGGGCGTTCCCGAACGCGACCTCCGACACAGCCAGCTGCTGTGCATGGGCCGGTGTCACGTGCGACGGCAGTGGGAGGGTCGTCGGGCTGGACCTCCATGGACGGAGGCTGTGGGGCGAGCTGCCTCCCTCGCTAGCGCAGCTGGACCAGCTCCAGTCGCTCAACCTCTCCGACAATAGCTTCCGTGGCGCCGTCCCAGAGCCCCTGTTCCAGTTCAAGAGGCTGCAGCAGCTCGACCTCAGCTTAAACGAGCTCGCCGGCACGTTACCAGACAACATGTCTCTCCCGTCGATTGAGCTCTTCAATATATCCTTCAACAACTTCGTCGGCTCCCACCCCACGCTCCATGGTTCAGAGCAGCTCGTGGTGTTCGATGCAGGGTACAATTCCTTTACGGGGCAGATTGATCCAAGCATCTGCGAGTCCTCTGGTGCAATCAGGGTGCTGCGATTCTCGTCCAATCTCTTCACAGGGAACTTCCCAGCAGGCTTCGGGAACTGCACACAGCTTGAGGAGCTGTATGTCGATATCAACAGCATCTCCGGGAGATTGCCTGATGACCTATTCAGGCTGCCATCTCTGAAGAACTTGTCTCTTGAGGAGAACCAGCTCTCTGGAAGGATGAGCCCAAGGTTTGAAAATCTGTCCAGCCTAGCAAGGCTGGACATATCTTTCAATTCATTCTATGGGTACATTCCAAATGTTTTTGGTAGCCTCCGCAAGTTGGAGTTCTTCTCTGCACAGTCCAACACTTTCAGGGGCCCATTGCCTTCGTCGCTGTGCCATTCGCCGTCACTGAAGATGCTGTACCTGAGGAACAATTCGCTGAATGGAGAGATCAACCTCAACTGCTCGGAGATGACACAACTTAGCTCACTCGACCTTGGCACGAATAAGTTCATTGGCACAATTGATAGTTTGACGGATTGCCATAACCTGAGAAGCCTGAACCTTGCCACAAACAACCTCAGTGGTGAAATCCCTGCTGGTTTCAGGAAGCTTCAGTTGCTAACCTACCTCTCACTTTCAAACAATAGCTTCACAAATGTGCCTTCCGCATTATCTGTCCTTCAGGACTGTCAAAACCTAACAAGCCTCGTGCTCACAAAGAACTTCCATGATGGGAAGGCCTTGCCAATGACTGGGATACATGGCTTTCACAACATTCAAGTGTTTGTCATTGCTAATAGCCATCTTTCAGGATCAGTGCCGCCATGGGTAGCTAATTTCACAAAGTTGAAGGTGCTGGATCTGTCATGGAATCAGTTGGTCGGGAATATTCCTGCATGGGTTGGTGATCTTGAGTTTCTGTTCTATTTGGATCTATCCAACAATTCACTTACTGGAGGATTTCCAGAAAGCTTGTCAAGCATGAAAGGCCTTGTAACAAGAAACATCCAACAGCAGTCGACAGAGACTGATTATTTTCCTTTCTTCATTAAAAGGAACAAAACAAGCAAAGGGTTGCAGTATAATCAGGTTAGCAGCTTCCCACCTTCTCTAATTCTCAGCCATAACAATCTCACAGGTCCCATATTGCTGGGCTTTGGAAGCCTCAAGAACCTACATGTATTGGACCTCAGCAACAACCATATTTCTGCTGTCATTCCTGTTGATCTATCAGGCATGTCGAGCTTGGAATCCTTGGATTTATCACATAACAATCTTACCGGAGGCATCCCATCTTCATTAACAAAGCTGAATTTTCTGTCAAGCTTCAGTGTGGCATACAACAATCTGAATGGTAtcattccatcaggaggccaaTTCTCGACATTCAGTAATTCTTCTTATGAGGGTAACCCTAAACTCTGTGGCGCTCGCCTAGGCCTATCCCCATGTCATTCAATTCCTGCTCCTACAATGGTTGCAACAAATAAGAGAAAGAATAAGGGCATCATATTTGGAATAGCTATTGGTATTGCACTCGGAACAGTGTTTATATTGTCTATTGCTGTTGTGTTTGTGCTGAAGAATAGCTTCAGAAGGAAGGATCATATAGTAAAGGCTGTCACAGATACTAATAGAGCCCTTGAGCTGGCACCAGCCTCACTGGTTCTTCTGTTTCAGAACAAGGATGGTAAGGCATTGACCATCAGTGACATCCTGAAATCGACAAACAACTTTGATCAGGCTAACATAATCGGTTGTGGTGGCTTTGGTCTAGTCTACAAGGCAACATTACCAGATGGAGCTACAATCGCCATCAAACGATTATCAGGTGATTTTGGTCAGATGGAACGGGAGTTCAAAGCAGAGGTGGAGACGTTATCAAAAGCTCAGCATCCCAATCTTGTGCTTCTGCAAGGTTACTGCAGGATTGGCAGTGACAGACTCCTGATCTACTCTTTCATGGAGAATGGCAGCCTAGACCATTGGCTTCATGAAAATCCTGATGGCCCCTCAAGATTAATTTGGCCAAGGAGGCTTCAGATAGCAAAAGGAGCAGCAAGAGGTTTAGCATACCTGCATTTGTCATGCCAACCTCATATTCTCCATCGTGACATCAAATCAAGTAACATCCTTCTAGATGAGAATTTTGAAGCCCATTTGGCTGATTTTGGTCTTGCTCGGCTTATTTGTCCCTATGCTACACATGTGACAACTGACCTAGTTGGCACACTAGGTTACATCCCCCCTGAGTATGGCCAGTCTTCAGTAGCCACTTTCAAGGGTGATGTTTATAGTTTTGGCATTGTACTTCTGGAGTTAGTAACTGGAAAGAGGCCTGTAGATATGTGCAAGCCAAAGGGAGCTCGGGAGTTGGTCTCATGGGTGACACATATGAGAAAGGAAAACCGTGAAGCTGATGTCTTGGACCGTGCGATGTACGATAAGAAGTTTGAGAGGGAAATGATGCAGATGATTGACATTGCTTGTCTGTGCGTAAGTGATTCACCTAAACTGAGGCCATTAACACATCAGTTAGTGCTATGGCTTGACAACATTGGTGTGAGCAGTGATGCACCAAAGTGA
- the LOC120656529 gene encoding defensin-like protein CAL1 isoform X1: MALSRRMAAPVLVFLLLLVATAEMGPATVAEARHCLSQSHHFKGLCVSSSNCANVCRTENFPGGECKTEGATRKCFCKRIC, encoded by the exons ATGGCGCTCTCTCGCCGCATGGCCGCGCCGGTCCTCGTCttcctgctcctcctcgtcgccacAG CAGAGATGGggccggcgacggtggcggaggcgaGGCACTGCCTGTCGCAGAGCCACCACTTCAAGGGCCTGTGCGTGAGCAGCAGCAACTGCGCCAACGTCTGCCGGACCGAGAACTTCCCCGGCGGCGAGTGCAAGACGGAGGGCGCCACCCGCAAGTGCTTCTGCAAGAGGATCTGctag
- the LOC120656529 gene encoding defensin-like protein CAL1 isoform X2, giving the protein MALSRRMAAPVLVFLLLLVATEMGPATVAEARHCLSQSHHFKGLCVSSSNCANVCRTENFPGGECKTEGATRKCFCKRIC; this is encoded by the exons ATGGCGCTCTCTCGCCGCATGGCCGCGCCGGTCCTCGTCttcctgctcctcctcgtcgccacAG AGATGGggccggcgacggtggcggaggcgaGGCACTGCCTGTCGCAGAGCCACCACTTCAAGGGCCTGTGCGTGAGCAGCAGCAACTGCGCCAACGTCTGCCGGACCGAGAACTTCCCCGGCGGCGAGTGCAAGACGGAGGGCGCCACCCGCAAGTGCTTCTGCAAGAGGATCTGctag
- the LOC120656526 gene encoding uncharacterized protein LOC120656526 encodes MGGRPCRMLQCSAQRTGFHGVPSSAHSPGRRSPVTVTRRDARACSGGTGRDARAGRKKATPSVVAAREEWDVRSRGSRGGTADCGRPLGSQHTHAACSRECLNQGVPVRGILEVIAGDERSDKDACTVASKTMQVVKHTDCVKEDQRSATDNHRGEIVASGDKVVSDDEEMTVNNILAKSRHRDGSIYRDMDTWWKRDYCIADHNETRLEAMAFSNPTNCIVRNGTCMEHFPCCMLQILSIKLAKIPVDCRLVELYGYIAVRDDLDPLLNYVVKLSRDDPIIVEQGSLINMAGPKRGIDMMDFTLIEYDMRVKTGAEEKDDLQLIDGASFIGPAGIWNQPFTVHIPGDYGAVDITLSRLHSAVEATLEVLVSEVQISFDLSLSCLSSELNKGIWLFNGTIAESCSLKRSVVAVLKESSIDLKIKIDALSSSSEQHCCSFYAKTHGHDTQEIKSAFAFISVKVTWSTLPDGLCR; translated from the exons ATGGGCGGACGCCCGTGCCGAATGCTCCAGTGTTCGGCGCAGCGCACAGGATTCCACGGGGTCCCATCGAGCGCGCATTCCCCTGGCCGTCGCTCTCCCGTGACCGTGACCCGCCGTGATGCGCGCGCATGCTCGGGCGGCACCGGCCGTGACGCCCGAGCAGGGCGGAAGAAGGCGACGCCCAGCGTcgtggcggcgcgggaggaATGGGACGTGCGCTCGCGGGGTTCGCGAGGAGGAACTGCGGACTGTGGTAGACCACTAGGGTCACAGCACACGCACGCCGCCTGTTCGAGAGAATGCCTGAACCAAGGTGTGCCAGTCAG GGGCATCTTGGAGGTTATAGCTGGAGATGAGAGAAGTGATAAAGATGCTTGTACGGTTGCCTCAAAGACTATGCAAGTTGTGAAGCACACTGACTGTGTTAAGGAAGATCAAAGGAGCGCAACAGATAATCACAGGGGGGAAATTGTTGCCAGTGGCGACAAAGTAGTCAGTGATGACGAAGAAATGACTGTCAATAATATACTTGCAAAAAGTAGACACCGTGATGGTTCCATATACAGGGACATGGATACATGGTGGAAACGGGACTATTGTATTGCGGACCATAATGAGA CTCGCTTAGAGGCAATGGCGTTCTCAAATCCCACAAATTGTATTGTCCGCAATGGAACTTGCATGGAACATTTTCCTTGTTGCATGCTGCAAATCTTATCAATAAAGTTGGCTAAAATTCCAGTGGATTGTCGCTTAGTAGAGTTGTATGGATACATAGCTGTGCGGGATGATCTGGATCCATTGCTTAATTATGTTGTTAAGCTTAGCAGGGATGATCCCATCATTGTGGAGCAG gGTTCTCTCATCAATATGGCTGGTCCTAAACGAGGGATAGACATGATGGACTTTACTTTGATCGAATATGACATGAGGGTCAAGACAGGCGCAGAAGAAAAGGATGACCTACAGCTGATCGATGGTGCATCCTTCATAGGCCCTGCAGGGATATGGAATCAGCCATTTACAGTTCACATTCCTGGTGATTATGGTGCAGTCGACATAACATTATCACGTCTCCATTCTGCAGTTGAGGCAACTCTAGAGGTCCTCGTATCAGAAGTGCAAATCAGTTTCGATTTGTCGCTCAGTTGTTtatcaagtgagctgaataaGGGAATCTGGCTGTTTAATGGCACCATTGCTGAGTCATGCAGCTTGAAGAGGTCTGTGGTTGCTGTATTAAAGGAATCTTCGATAGATCTGAAGATCAAAATTGATGCCCTGTCATCCAGTTCTGAACAACATTGCTGTTCCTTCTATGCAAAAACCCATGGCCATGATACTCAAGAAATAAAGAGTGCTTTTGCTTTCATCTCGGTGAAGGTGACTTGGTCGACATTGCCTGATGGACTGTGCCGATAA